A region from the Aquila chrysaetos chrysaetos chromosome 15, bAquChr1.4, whole genome shotgun sequence genome encodes:
- the R3HDM2 gene encoding R3H domain-containing protein 2 isoform X1, whose amino-acid sequence MSNSNTAQESLEIMKESEKKMVEESVNKTKYVSRSPSKEEVEKDGGEEVSVRQESQRRTSSHGHARKRAKSNSKLKLVRSLAVCEESSSPFVDGLLESQDIIQLHVSCPSDKEEEKSTKDGAEKEEKDKNKEKAPRKMLSRDSSQEYTDSTGIDLHEFLVNTLKKNPRDRMMLLKLEQEILEFISDNNNQFKKFPQMTSYHRMLLHRVAAYFGMDHNVDQTGKAVIINKTSNTRIPEQRFSEHIKDEKNAEFPQRFILKRDDTSMDRDDNQDGRRSKSIEEREEEYQRVRERIFARETGQNGYLTDSRLSKEGFSSSSHKRRQIFRGNRDSLNRASGSRQSSTESEIKSLEPRPWSSTDSDGSIRNLRPPVTKASSFSGISILTRGDSIGSSKGSTASRTSRAGSNPAMPFSVQGLVLGTPEACSQSPSSQPSRGLLPCTTQQPQPQPPQQPPPQPQGLPPAAQQQPAMISQPVPALQPVQYSPSSCPQVLLPVSPPQQYNLADELSNPFGQISLSRQGSTEATDPSSAMFQSSLISQHPQQTGFIMATPGQPIPTSNYSASGHTAPTQQVLQPQGYIQPPQQIQVSYYPPGQYPNSSQQYRSLSHPVAYSSQRTQQLPQQSQQPGLQPMMSNQQQTYQGVMGVQQAQPPGLLNSQRNSMGGQMQSMMGVQQAQPPGLLSSQRSSMGSQMQGLMVQYTPLPSYQVPVANESQSVVQQPFQQPVLVPASQSVQGGLQTGGVPIYYSVIPTAQQNGTSPSVGFLQPPGSEQYQMPQSPSPCSPPQMQQQYSGVSPSGPGVVVMQLNVPNGPQAPQNPPVVQWSHCKYYSLDQRGQKPGDLYNPDTSAQASTQLNSPITSPTQSPTPSPVTNLNSVCTGLSPLPVLTQFPRPMGPAQGDGRYSLLGQPLQYNLSICPPPLLHSQPNYNAHQGQTGMKHGNRSKRQALKSASTDLGTSDVVLGRVLEVTDLPEGITRTEADKLFTQLAMAGAKIQWLKETQGRRGDGGGGDNNGTPENGRHSDLAALYTIVAVFPSPLAAQNASLRLNNSLSRFKLRVAKKNYDLRVLERASSQ is encoded by the exons ATGTCAAACAGCAACACAGCACAGGAGTCTCTGGAAATAATGAAGgagtctgaaaaaaagatggttgAGGAATCtgtgaacaaaaccaaatatgtaTCCAGGTCACCAAgcaaggaggaggtggagaaggaTGGGGGGGAGGAGGTCAGCGTGCGCCAGGAATCTCAG aGGCGAACTTCGAGTCATGGACATGCCAGAAAAAGAGCCAAG tctAATTCAAAGCTTAAACTGGTCAGGAGTTTGGCTGTATGTGAAGAATCGTCTAGCCCCTTTGTAGATGGGCTGCTGGAGTCCCAG GACATCATTCAGTTGCACGTTAGCTGCCCCTCTgacaaggaagaggaaaagtcCACAAAAGATGGggctgagaaagaagaaaaagacaagaataaagaaaaggcaCCAAGGAAAATGCTGTCTCGAG aTTCCAGCCAGGAATATACAGACTCCACTGGAATAGATTTGCATGAATTTTTAgtaaatacactgaaaaaaaacccacg GGATAGAATGATGCTACTAAAGTTAGAACAGGAGATTCTGGAATTTATTAGTGATAACAA CAATCAGTTTAAGAAGTTCCCTCAGATGACCTCATACCATAGGATGCTGCTGCACCGGGTAGCTGCCTACTTCGGCATGGACCATAACGTTGACCAAACCGGGAAGGCGGTCATTATCAACAAGACCAGTAACACACGAAT CCCTGAGCAGAGGTTCTCTGAGCACATCAAAGATGAGAAGAATGCAGAGTTCCCGCAGAGGTTTATCCTAAAACGAGATGATACCAGCATGGACCGAGATGATAATCAG GATGGGAGAAGGAGCAAATCTATAGAAGAGCGAGAGGAAGAGTATCAGCGGGTCAGGGAGCGGATATTTGCACGAGAG ACTGGCCAGAATGGATATCTCACCGACAGCAG ACTCTCCAAAGAAGGCTTTTCTTCTAGTTCTCACAAACGGAGGCAGATTTTTAG GGGCAACCGGGACAGTTTGAACCGGGCCTCAGGCAGCCgccagagcagcacagagagcGAGATAAAGTCACTGGAGCCTCGGCCATGGAGCAGCACAGATTCAGATGGCTCCATCCGCAACCTGCGACCACCTGTTACCAAAGCCAGCAGCTTCAGTGGCATCTCCATCCTGACACGGGGGGACAGCATCGGGAGTAGCAaaggcagcactgccagcagaaCGTCCCGGGCAG gTTCCAACCCTGCCATGCCTTTCTCTGTTCAAGGTTTGGTACTAGGCACCCCTGAAGCATGCAGCCAATCCCCTTCCTCACAGCCCAGCCGTGGCCTCCTACCCTGCACAACCCAGCAGCCTCAACCACAGCCACCCCAACAGCCGCCACCACAGCCCCAAGGActtccacctgcagcccagcagcagccagctatGATATCCCAG CCGGTCCCAGCGCTGCAGCCTGTTCAGTATTCTCCAAGCTCCTGCCCCCAAGTCCTCTTGCCAGTCTCTCCACCCCAGCAGTACAACTTG GCCGACGAACTCAGCAACCCCTTTGGGCAGATCAGCCTCAGCCGACAGGGCTCTACGGAAGCAACGGATCCTTCCTCGGCTATGTTCCAGTCATCCCTCATCTCCCAGCATCCTCAGCAGACAGGATTCATCATGGCAacccctgggcagcccattcccACCTCCAACTATTCTGCTTCAGGGCACACGGCCCCCACACAgcaggtgctgcagccccagggctaCATTCAGCCTCCCCAGCAA ATTCAGGTTTCTTACTACCCTCCTGGGCAGTACCCGAACTCCAGCCAGCAATACCGATCTCTCAGTCACCCAGTGGCCTACAGCTCCCAGCGCACTCAGCAGCTCCCCCAGCAGTCCCAGCAGCCTG GTTTACAGCCAATGATGTCCAACCAGCAGCAAACATACCAAGGTGTAATGGGAGTGCAGCAGGCGCAGCCCCCTGGGCTCCTCAACAGCCAGAGGAACAGCATGGGGGGCCAGATGCAGAGTATGATGGGTGTGCAGCAGGCGCAGCCCCCTGGCCTTctcagcagccagaggagcagTATGGGGAGCCAGATGCAAGGCCTGATGGTCCAGTACACTCCACTGCCTTCGTACCAG GTTCCCGTGGCCAATGAGTCCCAGAGTGTGGTCCAGCAGCCCTTCCAGCAGCCAGTGCTTGTACCAGCCAGCCAGTCTGTTCAAGGGGGGCTTCAGACTGGAGGGGTACCCATCTACTACAGCGTCATCCCAACTGCCCAGCAGAACGGCACCAG CCCTTCGGTGGGGTTCCTTCAGCCACCCGGCTCTGAACAGTATCAGATGCCACAGTCTCCATCACCCTGCAGCCCGCCACAGATGCAGCAGCAGTATTCAG GGGTGTCTCCATCAGGCCCTGGCGTGGTTGTGATGCAGCTGAATGTACCCAATGGCCCCCAGGCCCCCCAGAATCCCCCTGTGGTGCAGTGGAGCCACTGTAAGTACTACAGCCTGGACCAGCGGGGGCAGAAGCCAGGAGACCTGTACAACCCAGACACCAGTGCTCAG GCCAGCACCCAGCTGAACAGCCCCATCACATCCCCCACCCAATCCCCGACGCCGTCTCCTGTCACCAACCTCAACAGTGTCTGCACGGGGCTGAGCCCCCTCCCTGTCCTCACACAGTTCCCCCGGCCCATGGGCCCGGCACAAG GCGATGGGCGCTACTCATTGCTGGGCCAGCCGCTGCAGTATAATCTGTCTATCTGTCCCCCACCACTGCTCCACAGCCAGCCCAACTACAATGCACACCAG gGGCAGACTGGAATGAAACATGGAAACCGGAGCAAGAGACAGGCCCTCAAGTCAGCATCCACTGACCTTGGGACAAGTGATGTAG TGCTGGGTCGAGTGCTGGAGGTGACAGACCTGCCAGAGGGCATCACACGGACAGAGGCTGACAAGCTCTTCACCCAGCTCGCCATGGCTGGTGCCAAAATCCAGTGGCTCAAAGAGACTCAGGGGCGCCGTGGAGATGGAGGTGGCGGGGACAACAATGGGACTCCAGAGAACGGCAGGCACAGTGACCTTGCTGCCTTATACACCATCGTGGCCGTGTTCCCCAGCCCGCTGGCTGCCCAGAATGCCTCCCTCCGCCTCAACAACTCCCTCAGCCGCTTCAAGCTGCGTGTGGCCAAAAAGAACTACGACTTGCGGGTGCTGGAGCGTGCCAGCTCACAGTAG
- the R3HDM2 gene encoding R3H domain-containing protein 2 isoform X11, with protein MSNSNTAQESLEIMKESEKKMVEESVNKTKYVSRSPSKEEVEKDGGEEVSVRQESQRRTSSHGHARKRAKSNSKLKLVRSLAVCEESSSPFVDGLLESQDIIQLHVSCPSDKEEEKSTKDGAEKEEKDKNKEKAPRKMLSRDSSQEYTDSTGIDLHEFLVNTLKKNPRDRMMLLKLEQEILEFISDNNNQFKKFPQMTSYHRMLLHRVAAYFGMDHNVDQTGKAVIINKTSNTRIPEQRFSEHIKDEKNAEFPQRFILKRDDTSMDRDDNQIRLPLQDGRRSKSIEEREEEYQRVRERIFARETGQNGYLTDSRGNRDSLNRASGSRQSSTESEIKSLEPRPWSSTDSDGSIRNLRPPVTKASSFSGISILTRGDSIGSSKGSTASRTSRAGLVLGTPEACSQSPSSQPSRGLLPCTTQQPQPQPPQQPPPQPQGLPPAAQQQPAMISQADELSNPFGQISLSRQGSTEATDPSSAMFQSSLISQHPQQTGFIMATPGQPIPTSNYSASGHTAPTQQVLQPQGYIQPPQQIQVSYYPPGQYPNSSQQYRSLSHPVAYSSQRTQQLPQQSQQPGLQPMMSNQQQTYQGVMGVQQAQPPGLLNSQRNSMGGQMQSMMGVQQAQPPGLLSSQRSSMGSQMQGLMVQYTPLPSYQVPVANESQSVVQQPFQQPVLVPASQSVQGGLQTGGVPIYYSVIPTAQQNGTSPSVGFLQPPGSEQYQMPQSPSPCSPPQMQQQYSGVSPSGPGVVVMQLNVPNGPQAPQNPPVVQWSHCKYYSLDQRGQKPGDLYNPDTSAQASTQLNSPITSPTQSPTPSPVTNLNSVCTGLSPLPVLTQFPRPMGPAQGDGRYSLLGQPLQYNLSICPPPLLHSQPNYNAHQGQTGMKHGNRSKRQALKSASTDLGTSDVVLGRVLEVTDLPEGITRTEADKLFTQLAMAGAKIQWLKETQGRRGDGGGGDNNGTPENGRHSDLAALYTIVAVFPSPLAAQNASLRLNNSLSRFKLRVAKKNYDLRVLERASSQ; from the exons ATGTCAAACAGCAACACAGCACAGGAGTCTCTGGAAATAATGAAGgagtctgaaaaaaagatggttgAGGAATCtgtgaacaaaaccaaatatgtaTCCAGGTCACCAAgcaaggaggaggtggagaaggaTGGGGGGGAGGAGGTCAGCGTGCGCCAGGAATCTCAG aGGCGAACTTCGAGTCATGGACATGCCAGAAAAAGAGCCAAG tctAATTCAAAGCTTAAACTGGTCAGGAGTTTGGCTGTATGTGAAGAATCGTCTAGCCCCTTTGTAGATGGGCTGCTGGAGTCCCAG GACATCATTCAGTTGCACGTTAGCTGCCCCTCTgacaaggaagaggaaaagtcCACAAAAGATGGggctgagaaagaagaaaaagacaagaataaagaaaaggcaCCAAGGAAAATGCTGTCTCGAG aTTCCAGCCAGGAATATACAGACTCCACTGGAATAGATTTGCATGAATTTTTAgtaaatacactgaaaaaaaacccacg GGATAGAATGATGCTACTAAAGTTAGAACAGGAGATTCTGGAATTTATTAGTGATAACAA CAATCAGTTTAAGAAGTTCCCTCAGATGACCTCATACCATAGGATGCTGCTGCACCGGGTAGCTGCCTACTTCGGCATGGACCATAACGTTGACCAAACCGGGAAGGCGGTCATTATCAACAAGACCAGTAACACACGAAT CCCTGAGCAGAGGTTCTCTGAGCACATCAAAGATGAGAAGAATGCAGAGTTCCCGCAGAGGTTTATCCTAAAACGAGATGATACCAGCATGGACCGAGATGATAATCAG ATCAGACTCCCCTTGCAGGATGGGAGAAGGAGCAAATCTATAGAAGAGCGAGAGGAAGAGTATCAGCGGGTCAGGGAGCGGATATTTGCACGAGAG ACTGGCCAGAATGGATATCTCACCGACAGCAG GGGCAACCGGGACAGTTTGAACCGGGCCTCAGGCAGCCgccagagcagcacagagagcGAGATAAAGTCACTGGAGCCTCGGCCATGGAGCAGCACAGATTCAGATGGCTCCATCCGCAACCTGCGACCACCTGTTACCAAAGCCAGCAGCTTCAGTGGCATCTCCATCCTGACACGGGGGGACAGCATCGGGAGTAGCAaaggcagcactgccagcagaaCGTCCCGGGCAG GTTTGGTACTAGGCACCCCTGAAGCATGCAGCCAATCCCCTTCCTCACAGCCCAGCCGTGGCCTCCTACCCTGCACAACCCAGCAGCCTCAACCACAGCCACCCCAACAGCCGCCACCACAGCCCCAAGGActtccacctgcagcccagcagcagccagctatGATATCCCAG GCCGACGAACTCAGCAACCCCTTTGGGCAGATCAGCCTCAGCCGACAGGGCTCTACGGAAGCAACGGATCCTTCCTCGGCTATGTTCCAGTCATCCCTCATCTCCCAGCATCCTCAGCAGACAGGATTCATCATGGCAacccctgggcagcccattcccACCTCCAACTATTCTGCTTCAGGGCACACGGCCCCCACACAgcaggtgctgcagccccagggctaCATTCAGCCTCCCCAGCAA ATTCAGGTTTCTTACTACCCTCCTGGGCAGTACCCGAACTCCAGCCAGCAATACCGATCTCTCAGTCACCCAGTGGCCTACAGCTCCCAGCGCACTCAGCAGCTCCCCCAGCAGTCCCAGCAGCCTG GTTTACAGCCAATGATGTCCAACCAGCAGCAAACATACCAAGGTGTAATGGGAGTGCAGCAGGCGCAGCCCCCTGGGCTCCTCAACAGCCAGAGGAACAGCATGGGGGGCCAGATGCAGAGTATGATGGGTGTGCAGCAGGCGCAGCCCCCTGGCCTTctcagcagccagaggagcagTATGGGGAGCCAGATGCAAGGCCTGATGGTCCAGTACACTCCACTGCCTTCGTACCAG GTTCCCGTGGCCAATGAGTCCCAGAGTGTGGTCCAGCAGCCCTTCCAGCAGCCAGTGCTTGTACCAGCCAGCCAGTCTGTTCAAGGGGGGCTTCAGACTGGAGGGGTACCCATCTACTACAGCGTCATCCCAACTGCCCAGCAGAACGGCACCAG CCCTTCGGTGGGGTTCCTTCAGCCACCCGGCTCTGAACAGTATCAGATGCCACAGTCTCCATCACCCTGCAGCCCGCCACAGATGCAGCAGCAGTATTCAG GGGTGTCTCCATCAGGCCCTGGCGTGGTTGTGATGCAGCTGAATGTACCCAATGGCCCCCAGGCCCCCCAGAATCCCCCTGTGGTGCAGTGGAGCCACTGTAAGTACTACAGCCTGGACCAGCGGGGGCAGAAGCCAGGAGACCTGTACAACCCAGACACCAGTGCTCAG GCCAGCACCCAGCTGAACAGCCCCATCACATCCCCCACCCAATCCCCGACGCCGTCTCCTGTCACCAACCTCAACAGTGTCTGCACGGGGCTGAGCCCCCTCCCTGTCCTCACACAGTTCCCCCGGCCCATGGGCCCGGCACAAG GCGATGGGCGCTACTCATTGCTGGGCCAGCCGCTGCAGTATAATCTGTCTATCTGTCCCCCACCACTGCTCCACAGCCAGCCCAACTACAATGCACACCAG gGGCAGACTGGAATGAAACATGGAAACCGGAGCAAGAGACAGGCCCTCAAGTCAGCATCCACTGACCTTGGGACAAGTGATGTAG TGCTGGGTCGAGTGCTGGAGGTGACAGACCTGCCAGAGGGCATCACACGGACAGAGGCTGACAAGCTCTTCACCCAGCTCGCCATGGCTGGTGCCAAAATCCAGTGGCTCAAAGAGACTCAGGGGCGCCGTGGAGATGGAGGTGGCGGGGACAACAATGGGACTCCAGAGAACGGCAGGCACAGTGACCTTGCTGCCTTATACACCATCGTGGCCGTGTTCCCCAGCCCGCTGGCTGCCCAGAATGCCTCCCTCCGCCTCAACAACTCCCTCAGCCGCTTCAAGCTGCGTGTGGCCAAAAAGAACTACGACTTGCGGGTGCTGGAGCGTGCCAGCTCACAGTAG
- the R3HDM2 gene encoding R3H domain-containing protein 2 isoform X5 has protein sequence MSNSNTAQESLEIMKESEKKMVEESVNKTKYVSRSPSKEEVEKDGGEEVSVRQESQRRTSSHGHARKRAKSNSKLKLVRSLAVCEESSSPFVDGLLESQDIIQLHVSCPSDKEEEKSTKDGAEKEEKDKNKEKAPRKMLSRDSSQEYTDSTGIDLHEFLVNTLKKNPRDRMMLLKLEQEILEFISDNNNQFKKFPQMTSYHRMLLHRVAAYFGMDHNVDQTGKAVIINKTSNTRIPEQRFSEHIKDEKNAEFPQRFILKRDDTSMDRDDNQIRLPLQDGRRSKSIEEREEEYQRVRERIFARETGQNGYLTDSRGNRDSLNRASGSRQSSTESEIKSLEPRPWSSTDSDGSIRNLRPPVTKASSFSGISILTRGDSIGSSKGSTASRTSRAGLVLGTPEACSQSPSSQPSRGLLPCTTQQPQPQPPQQPPPQPQGLPPAAQQQPAMISQPVPALQPVQYSPSSCPQVLLPVSPPQQYNLADELSNPFGQISLSRQGSTEATDPSSAMFQSSLISQHPQQTGFIMATPGQPIPTSNYSASGHTAPTQQVLQPQGYIQPPQQIQVSYYPPGQYPNSSQQYRSLSHPVAYSSQRTQQLPQQSQQPGLQPMMSNQQQTYQGVMGVQQAQPPGLLNSQRNSMGGQMQSMMGVQQAQPPGLLSSQRSSMGSQMQGLMVQYTPLPSYQVPVANESQSVVQQPFQQPVLVPASQSVQGGLQTGGVPIYYSVIPTAQQNGTSPSVGFLQPPGSEQYQMPQSPSPCSPPQMQQQYSGVSPSGPGVVVMQLNVPNGPQAPQNPPVVQWSHCKYYSLDQRGQKPGDLYNPDTSAQASTQLNSPITSPTQSPTPSPVTNLNSVCTGLSPLPVLTQFPRPMGPAQGDGRYSLLGQPLQYNLSICPPPLLHSQPNYNAHQGQTGMKHGNRSKRQALKSASTDLGTSDVVLGRVLEVTDLPEGITRTEADKLFTQLAMAGAKIQWLKETQGRRGDGGGGDNNGTPENGRHSDLAALYTIVAVFPSPLAAQNASLRLNNSLSRFKLRVAKKNYDLRVLERASSQ, from the exons ATGTCAAACAGCAACACAGCACAGGAGTCTCTGGAAATAATGAAGgagtctgaaaaaaagatggttgAGGAATCtgtgaacaaaaccaaatatgtaTCCAGGTCACCAAgcaaggaggaggtggagaaggaTGGGGGGGAGGAGGTCAGCGTGCGCCAGGAATCTCAG aGGCGAACTTCGAGTCATGGACATGCCAGAAAAAGAGCCAAG tctAATTCAAAGCTTAAACTGGTCAGGAGTTTGGCTGTATGTGAAGAATCGTCTAGCCCCTTTGTAGATGGGCTGCTGGAGTCCCAG GACATCATTCAGTTGCACGTTAGCTGCCCCTCTgacaaggaagaggaaaagtcCACAAAAGATGGggctgagaaagaagaaaaagacaagaataaagaaaaggcaCCAAGGAAAATGCTGTCTCGAG aTTCCAGCCAGGAATATACAGACTCCACTGGAATAGATTTGCATGAATTTTTAgtaaatacactgaaaaaaaacccacg GGATAGAATGATGCTACTAAAGTTAGAACAGGAGATTCTGGAATTTATTAGTGATAACAA CAATCAGTTTAAGAAGTTCCCTCAGATGACCTCATACCATAGGATGCTGCTGCACCGGGTAGCTGCCTACTTCGGCATGGACCATAACGTTGACCAAACCGGGAAGGCGGTCATTATCAACAAGACCAGTAACACACGAAT CCCTGAGCAGAGGTTCTCTGAGCACATCAAAGATGAGAAGAATGCAGAGTTCCCGCAGAGGTTTATCCTAAAACGAGATGATACCAGCATGGACCGAGATGATAATCAG ATCAGACTCCCCTTGCAGGATGGGAGAAGGAGCAAATCTATAGAAGAGCGAGAGGAAGAGTATCAGCGGGTCAGGGAGCGGATATTTGCACGAGAG ACTGGCCAGAATGGATATCTCACCGACAGCAG GGGCAACCGGGACAGTTTGAACCGGGCCTCAGGCAGCCgccagagcagcacagagagcGAGATAAAGTCACTGGAGCCTCGGCCATGGAGCAGCACAGATTCAGATGGCTCCATCCGCAACCTGCGACCACCTGTTACCAAAGCCAGCAGCTTCAGTGGCATCTCCATCCTGACACGGGGGGACAGCATCGGGAGTAGCAaaggcagcactgccagcagaaCGTCCCGGGCAG GTTTGGTACTAGGCACCCCTGAAGCATGCAGCCAATCCCCTTCCTCACAGCCCAGCCGTGGCCTCCTACCCTGCACAACCCAGCAGCCTCAACCACAGCCACCCCAACAGCCGCCACCACAGCCCCAAGGActtccacctgcagcccagcagcagccagctatGATATCCCAG CCGGTCCCAGCGCTGCAGCCTGTTCAGTATTCTCCAAGCTCCTGCCCCCAAGTCCTCTTGCCAGTCTCTCCACCCCAGCAGTACAACTTG GCCGACGAACTCAGCAACCCCTTTGGGCAGATCAGCCTCAGCCGACAGGGCTCTACGGAAGCAACGGATCCTTCCTCGGCTATGTTCCAGTCATCCCTCATCTCCCAGCATCCTCAGCAGACAGGATTCATCATGGCAacccctgggcagcccattcccACCTCCAACTATTCTGCTTCAGGGCACACGGCCCCCACACAgcaggtgctgcagccccagggctaCATTCAGCCTCCCCAGCAA ATTCAGGTTTCTTACTACCCTCCTGGGCAGTACCCGAACTCCAGCCAGCAATACCGATCTCTCAGTCACCCAGTGGCCTACAGCTCCCAGCGCACTCAGCAGCTCCCCCAGCAGTCCCAGCAGCCTG GTTTACAGCCAATGATGTCCAACCAGCAGCAAACATACCAAGGTGTAATGGGAGTGCAGCAGGCGCAGCCCCCTGGGCTCCTCAACAGCCAGAGGAACAGCATGGGGGGCCAGATGCAGAGTATGATGGGTGTGCAGCAGGCGCAGCCCCCTGGCCTTctcagcagccagaggagcagTATGGGGAGCCAGATGCAAGGCCTGATGGTCCAGTACACTCCACTGCCTTCGTACCAG GTTCCCGTGGCCAATGAGTCCCAGAGTGTGGTCCAGCAGCCCTTCCAGCAGCCAGTGCTTGTACCAGCCAGCCAGTCTGTTCAAGGGGGGCTTCAGACTGGAGGGGTACCCATCTACTACAGCGTCATCCCAACTGCCCAGCAGAACGGCACCAG CCCTTCGGTGGGGTTCCTTCAGCCACCCGGCTCTGAACAGTATCAGATGCCACAGTCTCCATCACCCTGCAGCCCGCCACAGATGCAGCAGCAGTATTCAG GGGTGTCTCCATCAGGCCCTGGCGTGGTTGTGATGCAGCTGAATGTACCCAATGGCCCCCAGGCCCCCCAGAATCCCCCTGTGGTGCAGTGGAGCCACTGTAAGTACTACAGCCTGGACCAGCGGGGGCAGAAGCCAGGAGACCTGTACAACCCAGACACCAGTGCTCAG GCCAGCACCCAGCTGAACAGCCCCATCACATCCCCCACCCAATCCCCGACGCCGTCTCCTGTCACCAACCTCAACAGTGTCTGCACGGGGCTGAGCCCCCTCCCTGTCCTCACACAGTTCCCCCGGCCCATGGGCCCGGCACAAG GCGATGGGCGCTACTCATTGCTGGGCCAGCCGCTGCAGTATAATCTGTCTATCTGTCCCCCACCACTGCTCCACAGCCAGCCCAACTACAATGCACACCAG gGGCAGACTGGAATGAAACATGGAAACCGGAGCAAGAGACAGGCCCTCAAGTCAGCATCCACTGACCTTGGGACAAGTGATGTAG TGCTGGGTCGAGTGCTGGAGGTGACAGACCTGCCAGAGGGCATCACACGGACAGAGGCTGACAAGCTCTTCACCCAGCTCGCCATGGCTGGTGCCAAAATCCAGTGGCTCAAAGAGACTCAGGGGCGCCGTGGAGATGGAGGTGGCGGGGACAACAATGGGACTCCAGAGAACGGCAGGCACAGTGACCTTGCTGCCTTATACACCATCGTGGCCGTGTTCCCCAGCCCGCTGGCTGCCCAGAATGCCTCCCTCCGCCTCAACAACTCCCTCAGCCGCTTCAAGCTGCGTGTGGCCAAAAAGAACTACGACTTGCGGGTGCTGGAGCGTGCCAGCTCACAGTAG